One window of Suricata suricatta isolate VVHF042 chromosome 6, meerkat_22Aug2017_6uvM2_HiC, whole genome shotgun sequence genomic DNA carries:
- the ARL10 gene encoding ADP-ribosylation factor-like protein 10 produces MAPRPLSPLVLALGGAAAVLGSVLFILWKTYFGGGRERRWDPGEAWCGAEPARLPEWDEWEPEEEEDEEPALEELEQREVLVLGLDGSGKSTFLRLLAGKPPLEGHIPTWGFNSVRLPTRNFKVDLLEIGGSQNLRFYWKEFVNEVDVLVFMVDSADRMRLPWARQELHKLLNKDPDLPVVVVANKQDLSEALSMVELQQELGLHVFDGQREMFLLAASIAPAGPGFEDPGTVHIWKLLLELLS; encoded by the exons ATGGCTCCGCGGCCGCTGAGTCCCTTGGTGCTGGCGCTGGGCGGCGCCGCGGCCGTGCTGGGCTCAGTACTCTTCATCCTCTGGAAGACCTACTTCGGGGGCGGACGGGAGCGGCGCTGGGACCCGGGCGAGGCCTGGTGTGGCGCGGAGCCTGCCCGCCTTCCTGAGTGGGACGAGTGGGAG cctgaagaggaggaggacgaAGAGCCAGCGCTAGAGGAGTTGGAGCAGCGTGAGGTTCTGGTGCTGGGGCTGGATGGCTCAGGGAAGAGCACGTTCCTGCGCTTGCTGGCTGGGAAGCCACCGCTGGAAGGGCACATCCCCACCTGGGGCTTCAACTCTGTGCGGCTGCCCACCAGGAACTTCAAGGTGGACCTGCTAGAGA TCGGTGGCAGTCAGAACCTACGCTTCTACTGGAAGGAGTTTGTGAATGAAGTAGATGTGCTGGTGTTCATGGTGGACTCGGCTGACCGCATGCGGCTGCCTTGGGCCCGGCAGGAACTGCACAAGCTGCTAAACAAGGACCCTGACCTGCCTGTCGTCGTGGTGGCTAACAAGCAG GACCTGAGTGAGGCCTTGAGCATGGTGGAGCTGCAGCAGGAGCTGGGACTGCACGTTTTCGATGGCCAGCGGGAGATGTTCCTCTTGGCAGCCAGCATCGCCCCTGCAGGACCTGGCTTTGAAGACCCTGGCACCGTGCATATCTGGAAACTGCTCTTGGAGCTTCTCTCCTAG
- the KIAA1191 gene encoding putative monooxygenase p33MONOX isoform X1 — MASRQPEVPALEPSGPLGKMSLPIGMYRRAFSYDDALEDPAPMTPPPSDMGSIPWKPVIPERKYQHLAKAEEGEASVSSPAVTVSSATDSVDKAPVVKAKATHVIMNSLITKQTQESIQRFEQQAGLRDAGYTPHKGLTTEETKYLRVAEALHKLKLQSGEITREEKQPASAQSTPSSTPHSSPKQKSRGWFTSSSSTALPGPNPGTMDSTSGDKDRNLADKCSLFGPRSLQKSDSGFATQAYRGAQKPSPMELIRAQATRMAEDPATFKPPKMDIPMMQGKKQPPRTHNLKPRDLNVLTPTGF, encoded by the exons ATGGCTTCGAGACAACCAGAAGTGCCTG CTCTAGAGCCTAGTGGGCCTCTAGGCAAGATGTCCCTGCCCATCGGGATGTACCGCCGGGCATTCAGCTATGATGATGCCCTCGAGGACCCTGCACCCATGACTCCTCCTCCATCGGACATGGGCAGCATCCCCTGGAAGCCAGTGATTCCAGAGCGCAAGTATCAGCACCTTGCCAAG GCGGAGGAAGGGGAAGCCAGTGTCTCCTCCCCCGCCGTGACCGTGTCATCggccactgacagtgtggacaaGGCCCCTGTGGTGAAGGCTAAAGCTACCCACGTCATCATGAATTCTCTGATCACAA AACAGACCCAGGAGAGCATTCAGCGTTTTGAGCAGCAGGCAGGGCTGAGAGATGCTGGCTACACACCCCACAAGGGCCTTACCACCGAGGAGACCAAGTACCTGCGAGTGGCAGAAGCACTCCAC AAGCTAAAGCTACAGAGCGGAGAGATcacaagagaagagaagcagcCAGCCTCTGCCCAGTCCACCCCCAGCAGCACCCCGCACTCGTCCCCTAAGCAGAAGTCCAG agGCTGGTTCACTTCGAGTTCTTCCACAGCCTTACCTGGCCCAAATCCTGGCACCATGGATTCTACAAGTGGGGACAAGGACAGAAACTTGGCAGATAAATGTAGCCTCTTTGGACCAAGATCCCTCCAGAAGTCTGATTCAG GTTTTGCCACCCAGGCTTACAGAGGAGCCCAGAAGCCTTCTCCGATGGAACTGATCCGTGCCCAGGCCACCCGAATGGCTGAAGACCCAGCAACCTTCAAGCCGCCCAAGATGGACATCCCAATGATGCAGGGAAAGAAACAACCGCCACGGACCCATAATCTCAAACCCCGTGACTTAAATGTGCTCACACCCACTGGCTTCTAG
- the KIAA1191 gene encoding putative monooxygenase p33MONOX isoform X2 yields the protein MSLPIGMYRRAFSYDDALEDPAPMTPPPSDMGSIPWKPVIPERKYQHLAKAEEGEASVSSPAVTVSSATDSVDKAPVVKAKATHVIMNSLITKQTQESIQRFEQQAGLRDAGYTPHKGLTTEETKYLRVAEALHKLKLQSGEITREEKQPASAQSTPSSTPHSSPKQKSRGWFTSSSSTALPGPNPGTMDSTSGDKDRNLADKCSLFGPRSLQKSDSGGFATQAYRGAQKPSPMELIRAQATRMAEDPATFKPPKMDIPMMQGKKQPPRTHNLKPRDLNVLTPTGF from the exons ATGTCCCTGCCCATCGGGATGTACCGCCGGGCATTCAGCTATGATGATGCCCTCGAGGACCCTGCACCCATGACTCCTCCTCCATCGGACATGGGCAGCATCCCCTGGAAGCCAGTGATTCCAGAGCGCAAGTATCAGCACCTTGCCAAG GCGGAGGAAGGGGAAGCCAGTGTCTCCTCCCCCGCCGTGACCGTGTCATCggccactgacagtgtggacaaGGCCCCTGTGGTGAAGGCTAAAGCTACCCACGTCATCATGAATTCTCTGATCACAA AACAGACCCAGGAGAGCATTCAGCGTTTTGAGCAGCAGGCAGGGCTGAGAGATGCTGGCTACACACCCCACAAGGGCCTTACCACCGAGGAGACCAAGTACCTGCGAGTGGCAGAAGCACTCCAC AAGCTAAAGCTACAGAGCGGAGAGATcacaagagaagagaagcagcCAGCCTCTGCCCAGTCCACCCCCAGCAGCACCCCGCACTCGTCCCCTAAGCAGAAGTCCAG agGCTGGTTCACTTCGAGTTCTTCCACAGCCTTACCTGGCCCAAATCCTGGCACCATGGATTCTACAAGTGGGGACAAGGACAGAAACTTGGCAGATAAATGTAGCCTCTTTGGACCAAGATCCCTCCAGAAGTCTGATTCAGG AGGTTTTGCCACCCAGGCTTACAGAGGAGCCCAGAAGCCTTCTCCGATGGAACTGATCCGTGCCCAGGCCACCCGAATGGCTGAAGACCCAGCAACCTTCAAGCCGCCCAAGATGGACATCCCAATGATGCAGGGAAAGAAACAACCGCCACGGACCCATAATCTCAAACCCCGTGACTTAAATGTGCTCACACCCACTGGCTTCTAG